The Glycine max cultivar Williams 82 chromosome 3, Glycine_max_v4.0, whole genome shotgun sequence sequence ctttcattttaatcaatttgtTGCTTCAATCCACATCATATCTTCTCTATTTAAACCTTTCCACGCTAATGAAggatatgataatatatattatagagtTAGAAAAATATTGTGAGAAGAGgttaatcttaaaaattagtttatgactCTTAAGCATGTATTGTTAgtataatttgtatattattaattaattaaaaaatattttttatgttaattttataattattattataaaaattaataaacttagtacgtataataatttataattaaatgaaagatataaaattaatatatatataagatttattcatattatatgataaaaatataaaataaatagattattattattatttaagatttattaattgaattttcatattttccctcttaatatatattttttactaacatGAAAGAGTgatcttacattttttttactcctCATATTTAGTGGGATATAACGGGATAACAAAAAGGAATCATGTACACTCATacttaattttcatattaataataatctttGAGGTAGTCTTTGAGAGGAGTCAAAGCTTTCTGTCtgataacaaaaaaatcatattaataatctAGTGGGTAAATTACTGTTTTGATTAATTACAACAATGAACAATAAAAGACATCTTTTCGTTGTGAGcaacttttttataataacattgtaaatcttctatttttaatttttatagataaaaaaatataaatattgaatgAAATCATTATATATGGACTTGAttgtaaataacaaaaaaaattgagggacTAAATACTGCAAGTGCAATATAGGAAATCAAAATTGTAGAATTGTGATATGCGGATgctaaaaatgtaattaaacttaataattatataaaattactgcataaataatataatttaattatataaagttGATAAATAATACCACTATTATCTATAAGTTTTCATCACTTACttggaaaaaaagtaaaatttagtaGGAAgagtaatatttaatttctttttacagTAATAAATTGTTATTCGAATTTGTGCTaagaaaaacatttacatataatGTTCGACCGACGCATTGGAATTATCTTATATACAGAGAatacttatgaaaaatgaaagagaattaCACAATTCAAAAGCTAAGTAGTTAAAATTATTGTGGAGTTTATCGCAAGGTAAAATATGTATATACGTATTTATCGTGTGTATGACGTATGTAGttatgtacatttttttttacattattacttACAATATAACACAGATATATAGAGTAATCAGATTGGATAACTCGCGGAACTGGAGACCCCCTATGATATGTAGTAGTCCTAGATAAAGTTGGCAAGATGTCAATGTTTTTTAGGTTTATCAACCTTACTAAATGATGTGCCTAATTAACACCCAGGGTTGGCTCAtttaagttaaataataattattcaaacatgcattgagaataaattttttttataacaattttaagatggtagaattcttttttattttaaatgggttaaatatatttttcataactcTTAAATTTAAGGGTTTTTTTAGTTCTCTAAATTaagattgatattttttaatttctgaaatttgtaaaatatttttttttattttgaccgaTTTTTTAGGATTTAGATGATGCTTTTTtactacataaaaataaaaaaaatacatttttatttataaaactaaaaaaaaacagatcTTAAATTTGagagatttaaaatatatttaagtctttcaAATTCAAAGAAATCATTTATAAATCACACATAAATGCAGAATTTAAAAGTTGAATTCAAATTATACAGGTTCTCATGAATGAATGGAAGGCTAACTAGATAAGCCAACCCTAAATAACACATTGTAACCAAGTTTACATTTTACATGTACTAATGATAATTaactgtttattttttaattttcgtaTTTATTCGATGGTgaaaattattcaatatttgCTTTCTTATTTAATAGAACCATACTCGTTAGCCTACAAAACTTGCAAGCGTAGGTGGATATTTGATATTAACTACATTTTTACccaacttttttaaaatgaaaataaagaaaataatagatactaacttatttgatttttcttctaatCAAAAcaagtaataataatttatatctttaaaTGATTCATGTTCAAATCCTATTTAaccttttaatataaaataaatcatgttaaaacaaatattcattttatatacatttaaagtcttcaacaaaaaataatcattactTTCAACAAATTACTTCATATCAatactatatttaaaaaaataccattttaaAAAGTTAGGCAAGCAAATCTCATTAACAAGTGTGTATATTTCTTCTAAAGTACttactattataattataattatatccctgttgtgttatttatatatgtggTGGGTGAAATTAGGCAATAAATTTGTGCGCAGCGGTGATTTGGAGCAATATAATGAATAAAAGTGGCATCCCCAGCCTGATTTTCATGGATGCGGATCCTCTCCTGCAGCATTATTGTGCGTTGGATGAATCTCATGCTTCAAAAAAATCCTATCCTGCTTCTCTCTCTTTAAGTTGTTGGAGCAAACAGTTTTAACCTTTTGtgattattatatttcaattgaattttcttttcattataaACTGACCGTTGTTTTTAAATGTCGCAttataaaatctatttttaaatatattatatatttttaaaatattataatggtAAAAATCtagtttttaaaacaatatattaaaaatggataaaaataataattactaaaatatatattttttaatttgaataaataaaaagtatttagttaaataaaaataaataataaagaaatacatataattaagacattattaatatgaaacgtaatatttcattatttaattggATTTAATCTTAAATACAATAATAGTGTGAGAGTTATGCTAACCTccaatcataaatttttatttgtgaaaaattattgaatttttaatatttattttaaaattcatgccACGATAATTTTAAGTGGTTGATAATTatatcaaaacataaatttttttaatatgttagactagattatttagaaaatttaccttaaattttagtttttaaaaaaatactgctCTCTTTAACACCTCTTgtgtatatatgaaaaaataaacaagagagGAAAAACAATAGCCAAGTCATTTGTCACTTTGAAGTGCATCCAAGGGACTGTAATGCTGCCGGAGAGAGCTGGAGAGGATCCGCATCCGAATTTCATGCAGAACCAAGGCCAATAaagtaatgataataataacccCTTTATTAGCATAATTgtttttccctctttttttgtttctgctgtcagtgtcattttcaaattaataaagtCATTACATGCATGCCCTATGTGGAGGGGGCCCATCAGGTTAATGAAATAGAGACAGGGGGACCAAAGGGCGTGCCTATTTTTCAGGGGAGCTAGGTACCATCACGCCTAAATGTGTGTCATTTTAGAGAAGCTACTCGTTGCAGATTactccaaaatatattttatactaatgtTTAATGATCATCCAATATGAtaccaagaagaaaaaaagacctCAAGGACTCAAAAGTACACTCTACTGGCCAAACAAAGAAGAATAAAACATTAGCAATATTTCCATAGTAtggattaatattttataccatatatatatatatatattttttttttgtatatgctTCAGAAATCTTTATAccatatatcatatatgaatGCTTTCCTATTcatttagagattaaaaaaacactgtttgattaattatttaattacctagaaaagcaagaaacaaaattattgaATCCTGCTAGCCAGCCAGTAGCAAGGAGCAAAGTATTAAGTACCTACACGGCACTATATATGTCAGCATGCATCACGTGGCTCGCTAAAAACCACACGTGCATGAATGTATCATTCTTTTTCCatcacaaaaaggaaaagaattgCGGAAAGAGTTCCTTAGATTTGTATGTAATTTTCTCCTCCTTTTTGTGGGTTTCCATACTGCTAAAGGTTTTAATCACATCACTGATCAGTGATTACCTATACATGATATCTCTATTTCCTGCGTGTGTGCGTTGAATTGGTGAAGAAACGTATCTAGGAATGTAATTTCATAGAGAACTGATTAAAAAGGCAGACTTATCCACCGACTCCAGATTATGCTAGATATGGTGTGCAGCTTACGGTTTGTGGTTCCTAAAAAAGTGTTCCATCATTTcgggtttaaaaaataattttaagcactgttttaatatttaatctGTAATTTGTAATTCGCATAATAGGgttaatatattattgttaCAATTatgattcaaatattaattaatagtgtACTTTTTGTACTATgatttaacaaataaacttatttgtttaattaataagtgTTTGAAATATCAAAACGATGTTGAAATAGTTTCATATACTTTTTTCTATACTAGGCAAGTATATGtatgataaaaaatttgaaacctACAAGCAtgcgttttttttcttttcttttttcttttgaagcTAGAATTgaataagaaaactattatgaAAACAAACTTTTTGAATTAATGACTTGCAAAAGTTTGGGATGGGACATCTACTAAACAGAACTATGGAATTACAGTTACAGAAACCATATTACGAGCCACTGTATATGTTGTCCTTTTAACATGTGAAATGAAAAAagatttagaaaaagaagttaCACAAATGCGTCCCTAAGCAATGAACCAGCTTAGACGTGGATGGCAAGacttttcattaataatattgGCTGCTTGAATAGATCGAATCTATTTGAACGTATGTTTTTTCCAGCTGTAACTTCACTATCAATTGTAATTAAAGCCCGTCTTTGTACAAGCCACTCACCAATTGAACCACGTCTGTTTTACTGTCTAGAGGAGAAAATTAAACCACGTCTCACCTTATGTTTTCCTGGAAACACTGCTATAAGTGGCTGGGAGTTCAAGTGGTAATGCACGAGGATTGTAAGAATCATTTTCTACAACATTGTTATGGTCTTACAAGGGAAGAATTCAAAAAGGCTTGGTGGGACTGTTTGGTTTGTCAATAGTATGGACTATGGCTACATAAAAACAATGTTGTCTTCAAAAGTGAGGTTGCAAATGCTAATCTAGTATCGAAAGATCGATTCGTaactaataaattttagatattGATCATGGTTAATTACTTATGTGAaagactttttttctttttcttttttaatgttataCGAACCCTTTGCTTTTAATGAAAGCTCTAGAGGAATTGTGATGCTTGTACATCAGTTGAggtaccccccccccccccccccttttacacctatttaatatatttgataaaaaaaacacacacgaCACAACACCATTACTGACAAGCACAAGCAATAGTtgagaaattgattttttagtctttaagcAACTTTGCTTGTAGGTGTTTATACAAGCAATGGTTCTTATATAAGGACTCTAGCTCATTTGCTCCAATGAAAAACTCAAATTAAACAGCTTTGCTTAACTATAAGAATTTGGTTAAGCAATTGCATTGGCAATGCGTTTTGAAAGATTAGCTGATTAGATATCAACAAAATTGTATAAGATATAAAAGCTACACTTGAACAACTACTAGATCATTcagtataaaaaaacaaaaaaaaaactagatcaGCAACATTTGTtggaaaattaaaaggaagcaACACTTCCTCAAGTAAACTCCACTCCTATCTTTAAACATATCAAGTTTAAAAGTCATACCcctttctttcctctttttaaatagaattGAAGAAATAACCTCAAATCCCACTAGTGCATTATATATGGTTAATCTTCCAAGCACAAAAGCATTTTGGGTTTCACATATGATATTATTCAGCcagtattgtactcgttttgcAATCCATTTTGTAACCAGCTTCATAATAACATTCCACAAACTAATTGGTCAAATATCACATGGGAATtgggtttttttaattttagcaaCCAAACAGATAAAAGTTTTTTAATTGACTCTATTGGATCCATTTTCTTATTCAGCACACAGTAAACACCAACTTAGAACATTTCTACTAATAATATGCTTGTATTTctgataaaacaaattaattaaactaaaccaTCCGGTCCCGCTGCTTTAATTGGGTGcctttgattcaaaacaagctTTACCTCTTCACTGAATTAGGATCtgctaagaatttttttaaaaaaaagtctctGTTTTATTCTATCCTTCATTACTCTTATATATAGCATGTAATTATAGGATTTAGAACTTATCTTACTCTCAACATCTGATCATACTTTAAGAGATTAACTATTTATCTATCTGAGTGGAAAAACTTTTCCAAACCGAAAAAACTTCCAAATTAAAACATTGTGTAGCCTCCCTCGGATATGGTCGGTTTACCAAGAAAAGTACGTGTCTTTTCTTTTGTGTTCAACTAACACTGGACAGGTTCTTTCAAGTTAATATGCCAAATTAAAAAGTAGAAAACCCCAAAGGCAAAGgaattcaatatatattattatattctctTCCTTCTAGATCGGTAATGGGGTATAATCTCATTTACTTGTGAACCCTCGCTTTGGTATAAATTCCCAGTTAAGCCCAAAATTATTCACTCGTTCATATGTGATTGTAATATTCCTTTCTTATATATGAATCGTTTGCTCCCAGAttggtttaacttttttttttaaaatatttttcaaattgctTATAGGTaacagatatttttttttattaacctcctgttttttcttcttttttaaagctcaaatttcaattctcaaaattatatatataattggaatgcattaaaaatataaagatttgtacactatcaagtatcaaccaattgtgataaatttgcaagtttattttataatgtttttacGAGTTTTTAACTATAATAACACAAGTCTACCCTTCTTTTTCcccttaattaataattttttacagtCGTTATTCCCTTTATTTCATAGACATTTTCTTTGCTTCTTTAATTCTTATCAAGTAACCTACAGCAAAAGCAAAAAGCtctctgaattttattttaaagatcgTAAATctccaaaaggaaaaaagaataataaacaaagagagGACTGAGGATGTACCTAGTTCATTTCATATCATCATATGCACACTAGCGAAAACTCTTTGGTCTATGcatataaagtataaactacGGTTAAAGCCCCCGCCCAAATTAAACATCCTCACAGACGTGTGcgtttgtatattttatttacatatttcttattattcaatttaattaatttcatatttatactaatatataaTCTTGCCACATAgtccaaatataaaaaataatgtgtctTTTATATACGTGTTAATGGtactttaatcatttttaaaaaccaaaaaagaaatgCAAGCTTTCTCTCTCCACTGCAAAAGTTTTTATTATCTTATGCACATATACTCTATATTTGGTAAGGGGAGGCGCGAGGGAATACAACTATATAAGACTAACTAGCATCttcgaaaaaaaattacagtatattacatgtaattttaatactattatttaattaaaattaaaattttattttaatttctgatgTAATAAAAAGTCcatataaaaaatcaacataacTTACCAAAGTAAAACTACTCTTGTAAGATATATTTCCTTTAAAGTGAGAATATGCACTGGTAAAGTGTATTTACATTAAGTCATTAACTGTTGAGGCGGTAACAAAAATTaagtacaaatataataaattttgtagttaattacggccttcttaatttatttttctaatttgtgaATATAAATGTACTTTATCTCTAAACTACTACAACTTTTTGTTATTCTAGAAGAGCAAAATGAAATCgagaaaagttttaaaataattacactgAAATTTTGTCCTTTCCCGTAAACCGGATTAGAATCCATAACGTGTTATCTGTTTTCCATTCCGTAAGGGAGGGCGTAACCccattcacacacacacacgctcACAAATGAAAAAGGCTACGTATGAAAGCGTCGACCATGCATTGAATGCCACCGGCTGCAAGGTTGTCCGTACCACCCACTTACCTACAATTGCCGGTCAACTCTTCTTATTGTGTTGTTGTGTCACTGTTTTTGGCTTTAACCATGTTCATTCATTACTTGTTTTACTTCAATTCCCACCCACCATTTCCTCAAATCAAAACACCTTTCACTTTCTTTCATACCCCAAAGCCGCGCTATCTATCTTCTTTCCTCCACCTAACCAGATCAACCCTAATCCTATATATCATATCGATCTTACTACTTCTCATAGCTTCAATTTGAGGCCTCACGAATGAATAAGGATTTGGGCATTTGAGAGAGATCATATGGAGAATACTAAGATGATGGGGGTGAAGATACAGGACTATGCTTCTAATATGGAGAGTAATAATTATCCATTCTTTGATTTCTCTGAAGATAAGGGCTCTTTAGGGTTTATGGAGCTATTGGGTGCGCAAGACTATAGTCCTCTCCTTGATTTCCCTCTATCGTCACACGTGTCAGGGCCTCAAACCTCTTCTGTTAAGGAACCACCTGAGACTAAGAAAGAGTGTTCCGAGGTAACTAATAACAACCAGCAACCTGCGACTCCGAACTCTTCATCCATTTCCTCCGCGTCCAGTGAGGTTTTCTATGATGAACAGAATAAAACTGTAGATCAAGCACCTGAACACCAAAAGACAAAGGAACAGtaggtttcttttctttttttttcttctattttttcacttttttttaaaattgtttactTCATTTAGTGCAGTTATTTGGTATTTAAGTCggggattttcttttctttttctcatttttttgtgtgaatGGCTCATGGCATATTGGAGGAACAAAACCTGGGGCGGTTGAGTGTAAAATACGttttttataattcaattaattaggGGTAGGAAATGAATAAGATGGGTcatggtttttttaattattcattttctaaacattatatttgttttcggatatatataatataatggtacgttaattgatttatttaatgttagGAAGATTCTAATGAGATTTGATgggtttatattttttctggGATGTGGTTGATGTTGTTGGGTAATTAGGTTGAAGGCTAAGAAGACAAATCAGAAGAGACAGAGAGAACCGAGATTCGCGTTCATGACGAAAAGCGAGGTGGATCATCTGGAAGATGGATACAGATGGAGAAAGTACGGTCAAAAAGCTGTGAAAAACAGCCCCTTTCCCAGGTACTATACTAACACTTTTATTCTTCAATCAATACACGCAAAACTTTGCTTGCTTGTTCCCTTTTTCACTTTCGGTTCgattaaaatttagattttagaccaaccaaaaaataaatgcatTGTAAATATCAGAAACACTATTAACATTTGAATCGTGTGCATATATTATAGGAGCTACTATCGTTGCACCAGTGTTTCATGTAATGTGAAGAAACGTGTGGAGCGATCTTTTAGCGACCCAAGCATTGTGGTGACAACCTACGAAGGACAACACACGCATCCAAGCCCAGTTATGGGTCGCTCCAACAACTTTGGTTCGGTAATTATGTCTGGATCTGCTGGAAACTACATGTCCCAATATTATCAGCAGCAGCATCAACAAGTCCACATCGATGCATTGTCCTCTTTGGGTTTCCTCTCTTCTTCGTCTTCAAGGAATGCCACTTTTCCTCAAGAGACTGCCTTGTTAAGTGACTATGGGCTTCTTCAAGATGTTGTTTCTTCACATATGTTGAAAGAAGATTAGATGATTACTTCATTACTGTTTTTATGTGATTTCTTGTTATTAGTTTCTGTAGGAGAATATAGATGAGGACTTTGTTGCTGCACTGGGATatttaagttttagttttcATTCTCATCATGATCACACTTGTAAAACCCACGTTATCTTTTTGCACATATACTATATAATAGGCCTTGGCATGAAAATTATTGTAACATGATGGATTTTGATCCGGTTGACGTCTCTTAATTAGGATCTAGTTTCCTGTTTGGCTGTTTCCAtccaatatattttctatttttaatagatagaaaatgaataaaagaacaaataaaaGTATCAAGTATCCGATGGTGGATTGGACTGTGGGTGAAAAcgataacaaaaaaacaaaagcaaatggGTTTCTATTCTATCCTCTTTTTAATCTTGAGATTCTGACCCCTCGTTTTGTCtcgtgtttttgtttctttttgttgaaGGAATGTGCGTTCGTATCACTGGCACGGCCCTGTAGATTGTTAGGTTTACGTTTTTCAAAACGGGAACCAATTGGGGTAAGTTTGCTTGCTTTTGTTTTGTCCCGGTAATTCACGGAAAAAGAATTCTAGGGAAGTTTTCTTCTGATTTGAAGGATACGGTGGCCAAAGATCTGACCCAATATGGTCATGGGTAATAAATAGGAAGAGTAGGTCAACCTCATTGAGTAAATGCTGCATGCCATGTAATCTGTTCATGGACTTGATTCATTGAAGAGGTaaacgggggggggggggggggggggggggaacaaAAGTAATAGAAGTAAGCAAAAGAAAACTTGAACAAGGTCATTTAAAGCGTGATCTGGTTTCTACGATCGAATAGATCTTGAAAACGACTCTTTTTGGCTTAATCTGTTAAGGCACCATAATAGCTCGTGCCGTATTCTTTCATAAGTTTGGTATTTTAGAGCAGATGAAGGCTCTAATCGTAAGAGAATAATTGGAAGTTAATAGAGTTTCATTTCAACGGATAGGCATAGACCGACGCGCACTGAGGGGGTGCATATGATACGCCACGATCAAAGAACCACTGGGGCCATGCCCTGCTATTCCTTCCCATTATACGCTCCCTCTCTCTATTAAGAGGCCAATACATTGCATCGAATTCTAA is a genomic window containing:
- the WRKY51 gene encoding WRKY transcription factor 51, which translates into the protein MENTKMMGVKIQDYASNMESNNYPFFDFSEDKGSLGFMELLGAQDYSPLLDFPLSSHVSGPQTSSVKEPPETKKECSEVTNNNQQPATPNSSSISSASSEVFYDEQNKTVDQAPEHQKTKEQLKAKKTNQKRQREPRFAFMTKSEVDHLEDGYRWRKYGQKAVKNSPFPRSYYRCTSVSCNVKKRVERSFSDPSIVVTTYEGQHTHPSPVMGRSNNFGSVIMSGSAGNYMSQYYQQQHQQVHIDALSSLGFLSSSSSRNATFPQETALLSDYGLLQDVVSSHMLKED